The DNA region GACCCGCCTTATAATATATCAAAAAATTATCATGGGTATAAGTTTAAAGACAGAGACAATTTAAGCTATGAGAAATATACTCATTTATGGGTAGAAAGTATTATTCCTATATTAAAAGAAAATGCTACGATGTATGTATGCTGTGATTGGAAGTCAAGCCTTGTGATAGGAAATGTTTTATCAAAATATTTTAATATACAAAACAGAATTACTTGGCAGCGAGAGAAGGGCAGAGGAGCAAAAAATAATTGGAAGAATGGAATGGAAGATATATGGTTTGCTACTCTTTCAAATAAATATACTTTTAATGTGGATGATGTTAAGATAAGAAGAAAGGTAATAGCTCCATACAAAATTGAAGGAAAGCCAAAAGATTGGGTAGAAACAGAGAACGGTAACTTTAGAGATACTTGTCCGTCTAATTTTTGGGACGATATATCCATTCCTTATTGGTCAATGCCAGAAAATACAGCACACCCTACACAAAAGCCAGAAAAGTTAATAGCTAAATTAATATTAGCGAGTTCTAATAAAAATGATTTTGTATTCGACCCTTTTTTGGGAAGCGGTACTACCTCAGTTGTATCTAAAAAATTAGGAAGAAACTACTCAGGTATAGAGCAAAATCCAGCATATTGTGCTTGGGCAGAAAAAAGAATAGAAGTTGCTTTGCAAAACAAAGAAATACAAGGCTATACTGATAATATCTTTTGGGAAAGAAATACAATGCAGTTTCAAAATAAACTAAAAAAATAATTGAAAAAATATGACTTTATGTTAAAATAAATATAATATTGTTAATATTTTTTTGATTAAAGGCTTATATATGCATCTTGATATCATAAATTACATTAAGGCTGATAATGTCAAAATAATATGCAAAAATACTTCTTTTCAAGATTTAGTTTCTATATCCTCTAAAAATCCTCCCAAGCTATTCGTTGTTACAAACGCAAATAAAAAAATTTTTGGTGTTATTACATATAATGATATATTCCCTGCCTTAGCATCACAAGTGAAAAAAAATAATATAGATTGTTTGGCTAATCAAAATATATCAAAGTTTATTACCAAAAATTATATAAAAGTGCCTTTTAATGCTAATACAAATGATGTATTTGATATGATGATGGATAAAAAACTTGATTATGCTGTTGTTGTTGATGATAAAGATTTTCCTATAGGTATAGTGGACATATATACCTTATACGATATAATTATTAAATTGAAAATAAGAAATATAAAGCTTAGTGTAGATAATATAGAACTTGAATCTTCTATAGAAAAAGATAGATTTATTAAAGAATTAAAAAAAGAAATAGATATATTAAATGAACAATCAATAATTGATCATATTACTAATTTGTATAATATAAGATATTTTTATAAGGTTATAGAAGAGGAAGCTGAGAGGGCTAAACGTTATAAATATACTATATCGCTTATATTTATGGATTTGGATCATTTTAAAAATGTCAATGATATATATGGGCATGATTGCGGAAATTTGGTATTGCATGAAATAGGAAGGCTATTAACTTCTCCATCTGATAACATTCTTAGAAGAAGTGATATCTCTTTTAGATATGGAGGAGAAGAGTTTATTATTATTTGTCCAAATACAAATAAACAAGAGGCGCTTATTGTAGGTGAAAGAATTCGTAAAACTATTGAAAATAAAGTTTTTAATTATGAATCTCAAGATATAAAAATTACTATAAGTATTGGTATATCAGAATATAGACACAATTCAAAGATTTCAATATTTCAATGTGTAAAAGAGTCAGATATAGCTATGTATGAGGCTAAACATCGCGGCAGAAATAGAGTTGTTGTTTATGATGAGATAATGTCAAATAAAAAATAGCTGTTTTAATAAG from Brachyspira pilosicoli includes:
- a CDS encoding DNA-methyltransferase, whose protein sequence is MDAKVKSVKNKTIDFDINTEESKVYLKKCIIDNDNIKEYRKEDIINKTINGNTFNVLKKIEKNIADLMIVDPPYNISKNYHGYKFKDRDNLSYEKYTHLWVESIIPILKENATMYVCCDWKSSLVIGNVLSKYFNIQNRITWQREKGRGAKNNWKNGMEDIWFATLSNKYTFNVDDVKIRRKVIAPYKIEGKPKDWVETENGNFRDTCPSNFWDDISIPYWSMPENTAHPTQKPEKLIAKLILASSNKNDFVFDPFLGSGTTSVVSKKLGRNYSGIEQNPAYCAWAEKRIEVALQNKEIQGYTDNIFWERNTMQFQNKLKK
- a CDS encoding diguanylate cyclase; its protein translation is MHLDIINYIKADNVKIICKNTSFQDLVSISSKNPPKLFVVTNANKKIFGVITYNDIFPALASQVKKNNIDCLANQNISKFITKNYIKVPFNANTNDVFDMMMDKKLDYAVVVDDKDFPIGIVDIYTLYDIIIKLKIRNIKLSVDNIELESSIEKDRFIKELKKEIDILNEQSIIDHITNLYNIRYFYKVIEEEAERAKRYKYTISLIFMDLDHFKNVNDIYGHDCGNLVLHEIGRLLTSPSDNILRRSDISFRYGGEEFIIICPNTNKQEALIVGERIRKTIENKVFNYESQDIKITISIGISEYRHNSKISIFQCVKESDIAMYEAKHRGRNRVVVYDEIMSNKK